GACAACGCCCGCACCCCCGTGCAGTGGGACGCGAGCCCCCACGCCGGGTTCACCACCGGCGAGCCGTGGCTGGCGGTCAACCCCAACCACACCTGGCTCAACGCCGCCGCCCAGTACGACGACCCCGACTCGGTGTTCAACCACTACCGCCGGCTCATCGCGCTGCGCCACGAGCAGCCCGTGGTCGCCCTGGGCGACTTCCGCATGCTGCTGGCCGACCACCCGCACGTCTACGCCTACGAACGCGCCCTCGACGGCGACCGGCTGCTCGTCGTGGCCAACCTCGGCGGCGCGCCGCAGGCCGTCGACCTCGACCCCGGCTGGACCGCCGCCGACGTCGTCCTGACCAACCTCGGCCAGGCGCGGATCACCACCGGCCGCGCCGACCTGCACCCGTGGGAGGCGCTGGTGCTGCTCAAACGCCCCTGACCCGGCCGGCCCCACGCCGGTCCACCCCGAACAGGTCCGCGGCGATCCGGGCGGCCGACCGCGACCCGTCCACCACGACCACCCGGTGGCCCGGGTCGCGGGCCTGTCCGGCGACGGCGGCGGCGAACCGCGCGTCGCGCCGCATCCACCGCCGGAACGCGCCGCCCGGGTCCGGCGCGTCCCGCAGCAGCTCCCGCGCCCACGCCCGCCGCGCGTAGTGCCGCACCTGGAACCGCGGCGTCGGCACCAGCCACGCCGCCCGCGCCGCCGGCACACCCAACCCCGCCACCAGTTCCGGCAGCAGCGCCGCGCCCTCGACCACCACCGCGCCGCCGATCGCGGCCACGTCCCGCACGACCAGCGGGAACTGCTCGCGGTACGCGGCGAACCGGTCCGCCACCTGCACCCCGACCGGCCGCGCCAACCGCTCGCCCGCCGACCACGACACCAGCCGCGCCGCCACCCCGCCCGGCGCCTCGGCCGCGTGCCGCTCGAACCGGTCGTCGCACGAGTACGCCGTCGCCCCCCACGCCGCCGCGAGCAGCAAAGTCGTTTCGCGCCGAAAGGCGCCGTGCCGGACAATCGCCCGATCGATTCCGGACGCGATGGAGGATGACCGGGTGCTGGCTGGAGACATCGGGCTCGAACTGGGCCTGCGGGTGGCCGACGCGCTGAAGGCGGCGCTCGACGTGGACATCACCCCCGTCGAGGCGCTGATCCGACCCGCCGCCCCCGGCCGCGGCGCGGACTACCAGTGCAACGTCGCCATGAGCCTGGCCAAGAGGCTCGGCCGACCGCCCCGCGACGTCGCCGCCGCCCTCGTCGAGCACCTGGACGCCGCCGACCTGGTCGAGCCGCCCGAGGTCGCCGGACCGGGGTTCGTCAACCTCACCCTGCGCCGCGACTGGCTCCAGGAGCACACCTCCCGCCTGCTCGGCGACGACCGGCTGGGCGTGCCCGAGGCCCGGCCCCGCCGGTACGCCATCGACTACAGCAGCCCCAACGTGGCCAAGGAGATGCACGTCGGCCACCTGCGGTCCACCATCATCGGCGACGCCGTGGTGCGGCTGCTGGAGTTCGCGGGCCACGAGGTGATCCGGCACAACCACCTCGGTGACTGGGGCACCCCCTTCGGCATGCTCATCGAGCACCTGGTCGACCTCGGCTGGACCTCCGGCGAGCACTCCATCGGCGACCTCGACGGCTTCTACCAGCAGGCGCGCAAGAAGTTCGACGCCGACCCCGCCTTCGCCGACCGGGCCCGCCACCGCGTCGTGGCCCTGCAGGGCGGCGACGAGCCGACCCTGGCGCTGTGGCGGGAGCTGGTGCGCGAGTCCGAGCGGCACTTCGCCACCGTCTACGAGCTGCTGGGCGTGAAGCTGACCGACGGGGACTACTACGGCGAGAGCTTCTACAACCCGTTCCTGGACGAGGTCGTGGACGAGCTGGAGGCCAAGGGCCTCACCGAGGTCAGCGACGGCGCCGTGTGCGTGTTCCCGCCCGGCTTCACCAACCGCGAGGGCGAACCCCTCCCGCTGATCGTGCGCAAGAGCGACGGCGGCTACGGCTACGCCGGCACCGACCTGGCCACCGCCCGCTACTGGACCCGGGACCGCGGCGCCACCGACCTGCTCTACCTCGTCGGCACGCCCCAGGCCCAGCACTTCCGGATGGTCTTCGCCGCCTCCCGGGCCGCCGGGTGGCTCGACGACGACCACCGCGCCGCCCACATCGGGTTCGGCTCCGTCCTCGGCGAGGACGGCAAGATCCTGCGCACCCGCGCCGGCGGCACGGTGAAGCTGGTCGACCTGCTGCGCGAAGCCGTCGACCGCGCCGCCGCCGTCGTCGGCGAACGGTCCAAACAGGACCCCGAGGGGCAGGGGCGGGTGGCCCGCGCCGTCGGCATCGGCGCGGTCAAGTACGCCGACCTGTCCGGCGACCGCGAGAAGGACTACGTCTTCGCCTGGGACCGGATGCTGGCCATGGAGGGCAACACCTCCGTCTACCTCCAGTACGCCAACGCGCGCGTGCTGTCGATCGTGCGCCGCGTCGGGCACGACGCCGAACCCGGCACCCCGGTGGTCCTGGCCGAACCCGCCGAACGCGCCCTGGCGGTGAAGGTCCTGCAGTTCCCGGCCGCCCTGGCCACCGCGACCGAGGAGTACGCGCCGCACAAGCTGTGCACCTACCTGTACGAGACGGCGGTCGCGTTCTCCGCGTTCTACGAGAGCTGCCCGATCGCGCAGGCCGAGGACGACCGCACCCGCCGGTCCCGCCTCGTGCTGGCGCGGCTGACCTCCCGCGCCCTGACCCTGGGCCTGTCCCTGCTGGGGATCGAGGCCCCCGACCGCATGTGACCCCGGCCGGCCGGGGGACCGGCGCGGTCGAAGGACGGCACGGGTCAGGGGACCGGCGGGCTCAGGGGACCAGCACGACCTTGCCGGTGACCGTGCCCGACTCGGCCAGCCGCACGGCGTCCGCGACCCGCTCCAGCGGCACCCGCGCGGCCACCTCGGGCCGCAGCGACCCCTCGGCCAGCAGGCCGAACACCGCGCCCAGGTCCCGGGCCAGGCGGGCGCGGAAGCGGGTCGCGGCCCGCCTGCCCGCCCAGACGTTGAAGAACGTGGCGGTGCGGCCGTTGGGCAGCGCGTTCCACCACAGCAGCCGGGCGAACAGCGCCAGCACCGGCAGCCGGGCCGACCCCCGCCGGTCGCGGGTGGAGGCGGTGCCGTAGGCGACGAGCGCGCCGCGCGGCGCGAGCAGCCGGTAGGAGTCGACGATCCCGGGACCGCCGACGTGGTCGAACACCGCGTCCACCCCGCCGGGCGCCAGCGCGCGCACCCTGGCGGGCAGGTCGGCGTCGCGGTAGTCGACCGGGGTCGCGCCCAGCGCCCGCACCGCGTCGTGGTGGCGCGGCGACGCGGTGCCGATCACCCGTGCGCCCGCCAACCGGGCCAGCCGCACCAGGGTCGAGCCGACGCCGCCGTTCGCGCCGTGCACCAGCACCGTCTGCCCGGCGGCGACCCCCGCCACGTCGTGCAGCATCCGCCACGCCGTGAGGCCGTTGACCACCAGCGCCTCCGCCTCGGCGGGGTCGACGCCGTCGGGCACCGGCACCAGGTCGGCGGCGTCCACCACGGCGTGGCTGGCCCAGCCGCCGACCTTCGTCAGCGCCGCGAACCGCCCGCCCACCAGCGCCGGGTCCACGCCCGGCCCGACCTCGGCGACCGTGCCGACCAGGTCGTAGCCCGGCACGAACGGGAACGCGGGCTGGTCGTAGTACCTGCCCCGGCGCATCTGCTGCTCGGCGAACGACACCCCGGACGCCTCGACCCGCACCAGCGCCTGCCCCGCGCCGGGCGCGGGCCGTTCGCGGCGGCGCAGTTCGAGGCCGTCGGGCTCGACCACGCCCGGCAGCACGACCTCCAGGACCCGGTCCGTCGGCGTCTCGCCCATCCGTCCTCCAGGTGTGAGTGGTCAGTCACTCAGTACGACGCCGAGTGAACACCGACCGGGGTGAAGTGTCAAGCAGGGCAGCTAAAGGGGAGTGATCAGGTGATCACAGACGGGGGTAGACGTGCGTCTCCGTCGCCTTCACCGCGGCCCACAGCACGTCACCCGGCCGCAACCGCAGCTCCGCCACCGTCGCCGTGGTCACGTCCGCCAGCACCGGCGGCGCGCCGTCCAACCGCACCCGCGTGGTGTGCGCGTGCTGCTCGATCGCGGCCACCGCCACGCGCCACGTGTTGCGCGGGCTCCCGGCCGGCCGCCGCGGGTGCAGCCCCACCGCCGTGGGCGGGAACACCACGTGCACCGGCCCCGACGCCGGCTCCGCGACGGTGAACGCCCCGCCCCCGTCCAGCGCCACCGCCGTCCCCTCCGCCGTGCCCCGGTACAGGTTCAGGCCCACCAGGTCCGCGACGTAGTCGGTGCGCGGCCGCCGCGCCACCTCGGTCGGCGTGCCCTCCTGCACCACCCGGCCCCGCTCCAGCACCACCAGCCGGTCGGCCAGCACCATCGCGTCCACCGGGTCGTGCGTCACCAGCACCGCGTGCCCGGGGAAGTCCCGCAGGTGCCGGCCCAGCTCGGCGCGCACGTGCACCCGGGTCGCCGCGTCCAGCGCCGCCAGCGGCTCGTCCAGCAGCAGCAGCTCCGGGCCGGTCGCCAGGGCCCGCGCCAGCGCCACCCGCTGCGCCTGCCCGCCCGACAACGCGCGCGGCCGCACCCCGGCGTGCTCCGCCAACCCCACCCGGTCCAGCCACCGCGCCGCCTCCGCCCGCGCCGCCGCCCGCCCCGCGCCCCGCGCCCGCAGGCCGAACGCCACGTTCTCCAGCGCCGACAGGTGCGCGAACAGCAGGTAGTCCTGGAACACCACGCCGATCGGCCGCTGCCGCGCGGGCAGGAACACTCCCGGCGGCTCGTCCCACGTCCGCCCGCCCACCCGGACGTGCCCGCCGGTCAACGGCAGCAACCCCGCCAGGGCGCGCAACGCCGTGGTCTTGCCCGCCCCGTTCGGGCCGAGCAGCGCCACCACCTCGCCCGGCTCCACCACCAGCTCCGCGACCAGCCGGAACCGGTCGCGCGCCACCTCCAGCACCGCGCGCAGCGTCACGTCGGCCCGCTGATCCACCGGTCGCGCAACGCGGCCAGCACGCCCACCGACACCAGCAGCAGCACCACGCTCAGCACGATCGCCGCCTCCGGATCGGTCTCCAGCGCCAGGTACACCGCCAGCGGCATCGTCGTCGTCTCGCCCGGGAAGTTGCCCGCGAACGTGATCGTCGCCCCGAACTCGCCCAGCGCCCGCGCCCAGCACAGCACCGTCCCCGCCACCACGCCCGGCAGGACCGACGGCAGCGTCACCCGCCGGAACGCCAGCCAGCGCGACGCGCCCAGCGTCGCCGCGGCCTCCTCGTACCGCGGGTCGGCCGCGCGCAACGCCCCCTCCACCGAGATCACCAGGAACGGCATCGCCACGAACGCCTCCGCCAGCACCACCCCGGCCGTGGTGAACGGCAGCGACACGCCGAACCACGCCTCCAGGTGCTGCCCGACCAGCCCGCGCCGCCCCAGCACGAACAGCAGCGCCACCCCGCCCACCACCGGCGGCAGCACCAGCGGCACCGTCACCAGCGCCCGCAGCACACCCCGCCCCGGCACCTCGCCCCGCGCCAGCAACCACGCCAGCGGCACGCCCAGCACCAGGCACAGCGCCGTCGCCAGCGTCGCGCACACCAGCGACAACCGCAGCGCCTCGCCGACCTCCGCGTCCGCCAACCGCGCCGGCAGCGTCCGCCACGGCACGCGCGCCACCAGCCCCGCCAGCGGCACCAGCAGGAACGCCAGGCCCAGCACGGCCGGCAGCACCAGCACCGGGGGCAGCCCGCCCCCGGTCCGACGGCGGGTCGACCTCACGGCACGTCGAACCCGGCCTCGGCCAGCACGGCCCGGCCCCGGTCGGACCGCACGTGCTCCACGAACGCCCGCGCGCCCGCCGCGTTCGGCGCGCCCGCCAGCGGCGCGATCGGGTAGTCGTTGACCGCGTCGTCCGCCTCGGCGAACCCGATGCCCTCCACCTCGCCGCCCGCCGCCCGCACGTCGGTCCGGTACACCAGCCCCGCGTCCACCTCGCCCAGCCGCACCTTGGTCAGCACCGCCTTCACGTCCTGCTCCACCGTGTCCGGCCGGGCGGTCACCCCGGCGGCCGCGAACACCCGCCGCGCCGCCGCGCCGCACGGCACCTGCTCCGCGCACACCGCGACCTTCGCCGCCTCGTCGCCGAAGTCGGCCAACCCCGCGACCCCCGCCGGGTTGCCGCGCGGCACCGCGATCTCCAACCGGTTGCGCGCGAACACCACCGGCTCGGCGGCCGTCCCGCCCGCGTCCGCCACCTCCGCCATGTTCGCGGGCGCGGCCGAGGCGAACACGTCCGCCGGCGCGCCCTGCCCGAGCTGCCGCGCCAGCGCCGAGCTGCCGCCGAAGTTGAACACCACCTCCACGCCGGGGTGCGCGGCCTCGAACTCGTCGCCCAACACGGTGAACGTCCCGGTCAGCGACGCCGCCGCGAACACCGTGACCCGCTCCCGCGGGCCCGTGCCGCCGCACCCGGCCACCACGAGCAGCGCCACCAGCGCCAGCGCGCGCATCACGCCTCCGGGACCTCGACCACGACGTGGGTGGACTTGATCGAGGCCACCGCCACGCTGCCGACCTCCAGGCCCAGCTCGTCGGCCGAGTCGCGGCTCATCAGCGACACCACCCGGAACGGCCCGGCCTGCAGCTCCACCTGCGCCATCACCCCGTCCTTCACCACCCGCGTGACGATCCCGCGCATCCGGTTGCGCGCCGACGCCGCCACCGTCACCCCCGGCTCCGGCGCCTCGGCCAGCCGCTGCGCGAACACCGCCAGCTCCCGGCCGTCGACACCCTTGCGCCCGCTGTCGAGCCGCACCGACGCCAACCGGCCCTGCTCCACCCACCGGCGCACTGTGTCGTCGCTCACCCCGAGCAGGGAAGCGGCCTCGCTGATCCGCAGATTCGGCACGACGGCCAGTGTAGCGCCGCACGTGCGGAAGCGAGTGATCGTCGTTTCACCGGACCCCCTCCGGGTACGCCAAGCCCAACAGCGTGATCGGAGGAGCTGCCATGACCACCTCGGCCGAACGAGTCGGCGCCCGTCGCCGCCCCGTCCAGGCGCTCGCCCTGTTCGTGGGCGTGGTGTTCCTGCTGGTGGGGGTCCTCGGCTTCGTGCCGGGCGCGACCGCGGACCTCGACCGGATCACCTTCGCCGGCCCGCACTCCGGGGCCGAGCTGTTCGGCGTGTTCCAGGTGTCGGTCCTGCACAACGCCCTGCACCTGCTGTTCGGCGTGGCCGGGGTCCTGGCCGCCGCCACCCGCGGCGCGTCCCGCCTGTTCCTCGTCGCCGGCGGGTTCGCCTACCTGCTGCTGTGGATCTACGGCTCGGTCGTCCACTCGATCGACCACGAGGGCGGCCCGGCCAACTTCGCCCCGGTCAACCCCGCCGACAACCTCCTGCACCTCGGCCTCGGCGCCGGGATGGTCCTGCTCGCCGTGCTCGCCACGGTGGCCGAGCGCTCCGCCGGTCGCTACCCCGGCCGGGAACAACGCGGTGAGTGACGCCCGGGTGACCACCCACCCCCACCCGTCGCGTAAGTTCACCCGGCGAGGTGCTTGACGGGGAGGGCGTAGATGGCGAGTTCCGGAGGACGGCGGCATTTCGGGCGAGTGGACCCGTTCTGCCTGTTCATGGTCCTGCCGCTGGTGCTGATCGCGGGCATCCTGATCTGGGGCGGCCTGGCCTGGGTCGGCGTCGTCGTCATCGTCATCGCCGGGATCGTGGTGCTGGTCGACTCGTGGACCAACCGGCCCCTGCCGTTCGACGTGCCCGAGGACGACTACGACTACGACCCGCCCGCCTCCGGCAACCGGGCCTACTGACCGTTCACCCGTACGTGCAGGCGCCGCGGTGGTCCAGGGTGGCGGCCACCGCGACCCCGAACGGTCGCAGCGCCTCGTCGACGTCGACCACGTCCGCGACGCCCCCGCCCGGCAGGTGCTGCGCGGTCCCGAAGCCCCAGCGCGCCTGCCGGCGCGACCACACCCGGTCGACGTTGCAGTGGTGCAGGAAGAACACCGGGTCGTTGGGCGAGTCGACCCGCGCCACGTGCCCGCCCGCCCGGTCGCGCACCCCGCCGCTGGACGCCGAACCCCACGGCGGCACGTCGTAGGTCGACACGCCCGCCGCGGTGTCCACGTCGGACACCGTCGGCAGCGAGCCGCGCAATGCCATCGCCCGCCGCAACGCCGTCGAGGACGTGGCGCTGACGTTGATCCGCCACTTCACGGCGCCCGCGACCGGCCCGGTGGCGACCGGCCCGTTCCCGCCCGACCCGTTGCCGCCCGTGAAGTCCGGGGTGAACGGCGCGCCGGCGGTCGACCGGGTCGGCCGCCCGGTCCCAGCACGGCAGGTCCACCGCCGGGTCGTGCGCCTTCAACGCCTTCCCCAGCTCCAGCAGGTACTGCCGGTGCCACGGCAGGAACGACGGCGACATGTGCGCGAACCGGTGGCCGTCCACCGCGTTGGAGTACGACATGTGGGTGCGCACGAACCAGTCGTAGTTGCGGCCGATGGCCTGCGCCTTCAACGTCTTCGCCGCGGCGGCGAAGGCCGCCTTCTCGGCGTCGGCTCCGAGGGCCCGGCCGTCCCTCTCCTGTGGAGCGTGCGACGACGACGTCCCGCCATCAACGCCTGTCGCACGAACGAGTGGGGCGTCGGCCCGTCCCCGGAACGCGATCCCGTCAGGCGGTGCGAAGGGTCAGCAGGGAGATCTCGCTGGGCGCGAAGACCCGCAGCGGCGGACCCCAGAACCCCGCGCCCCGGCTCGTGTAGAGCCACGTCCGCTCGCCGTGCCGGCTCAGGCCCGCCAGCACCGGCTGCTGCAACCGCACCAGCAGGTGGAACGGCCAGATCTGGCCGCCGTGCGTGTGCCCCGACAGCTGGAGGTCCACGCCCGCCGCCACCGCCTTGCCGATCTCGCTGGGCTGGTGCGCCAGCAGCACCACCGGGTCCTCGGCCCGGACGCCCGCCAGCGCGGCGTCGAGGTCCGCGCCGTGCCCGGCCTCGCCGGAGTACGCGCCGGTCACGTCGTCCACGCCCGCGAACACCAACCGGGCCCCGCCGCGCTCCAGCACCCGGTGCTGGTTGTGCAGGCTCGTCCACCCCAGCTCGGCCATGTGGTCCAGCCACGCCTGGGCGTTGCCGATGTACTCGTGGTTGCCCGAGACGTAGAACCGGTGCGCCGCCCGCACGTCGCCCAGCGCGGCCGCCTGACCGCGGCGCTGCGCCACCGTGCCGTCCGCGATGTCGCCGACGTGCACCACGACGTCCGGGTCCAGCCCGTTGACCGCCGCCACCGTGCCCACGGACCACTTCGTGCGGTCGATCGCGCCGTAGTGGGTGTCGGCGAGCACCGCGATGGTCAGCCCGTCGAACGCCTCGTCGAGCCGGGGGAGCACCACGTCGGTCCGCTTCACCCGCGGCACCCTGCGCGCCTCGCGGATGCCGTAGGCGACCAGGAGCGTGCCGACCACTAGCAGCGCCACCGCGAGCAACCGGGCGCGGAACGGGTTCTCCACCCCCGCGACCGCCAGCACGAGCCGCAGCGCGTGCGCGATCACGGCCCACGAGAAGAACACCCACACCACGCCGAGCAGCAGGTGCGCGACGCGGGAGACCCGGTCGGAGTGCCGGCGGCCGTGCGCGCGGACCATCAGCAGCGGGAACGCCACCGTGACCATCGCGAAGAACGCCGTGCCGACCGCCTGCACCGGCCACGGCCACCGCGCGGACGGCGGGAGCAGCGCCGTCCACGGCACCCAGAAGAGCAACAGGGTCACCGTCACCAGCACCGCCGTGAAGGTGACGCGCCGCCGAGCGGACGGACGGGGTGGCGCGGTCGTCGTGCTCGACATCGGGTGCTCCTCGACGGGCTTTACGAACCAGCGGGCTCTTATCGACGGTAACCCGCCGCGCGGCCGGTGTCCAAGTCCGGCCCGGTTTGGCCCCGGGGCGGGCGGAAACCCTGGTCGCATGCCTGACGAGAAGATCGACACGACCGACGACAACCCGGTCGGCACGACCGGTGACAGCCCGACCGGTGACGACTTGACCGACGCGGCCGCGCAGGACGAGCGGCTGGCCGAGTCCCAGCGCAACATCGACGAGGCGAAGGCGCTCGCCGCGGACCTCGCCGAGAAGACCCCCGACCCGCTCCCCGGCGGCGATTCGGCCGAGGGGACGCCTCCCGGCCCCTGAACGCGCGCGGTTTGCCCTGCGTAGCGGAGTCCATAATGGACTCACCCGAATGGCGGTTGAGAACGCGCACACCGATATGGATAGTTCCATCTTCGGTGACGCAACGCGTCGATCACAGGCCGTTTGACTTGGGGGTAACCGGGCGTGGCTCGTCCACTCCGCAGCGTGGTGGACGATCCGCTCTCATCACCCGATCAGACCGGACCACGCCGGACCAGGAAGCTGGCCGAGATCTACGCCTGGCTCAGCGCCGTCGCGTTCACACTCCAGCTGTTCTTCGTCGGCACCGGGCCCGGCCACTTCGTCCTGGCCGCCCTGGTGCCGCTCGTGCTCGTGTCGTGGTGGCTGCGCCCCAAGCGGGACAGCTGGCTCGTCGCGGCGGTCGAGTGCGTCGTCGCCCACGGCGGCGCGTTCGTGCTGCCCAACCCGCAACCCGTCATCGCCTTCCTGTTCGCGGTCACCGTGCGGCGCGCGCTGCGCGGCGACCACGGCCTGTTCCCGCTCAAAGCGCTGCCCGCGCTGCTGGGCTACCTGAGCGGGTGCGCGGTGTGGTTCGCCGCCACCCCCGCCGCGGTGTCCGGCCCGCTCGTCCTGGCCGCGCTGATGCCGCTGGTCGGGCTCGTGGTCGGCGCGATGGCGCTGCACGAGACGTCCCGCTCGTCCCGGCTCGTCGGCGATGCCCACCGCACCGTCGAGGCGGTCGTGCGGGCCAGCCCGGTCGGGCTCGTGCTGCTCGACGCCGAGGGCTCGCCGCGCCTGCACAACGACCGGGCCCGCGAGCTGCTGGCGTGGACGCCCGACCGGCCGGGCCGGGTGCCCTGCCCGCACGGCCCCGACATCGCCACCTGCGACCAGGGCTGCCGCGCCGCCGAGGTCGAGGTCGAGGTCGAGGTCGAGGTGCGCCGCACCGACGGCTCGACCGGCGTCCTGGCGGTGCACGCCGTGCCCGTCGAGCACGTCTCCGAGCCGCACACCCTCGTCACCGCGCTGGACGTGAGCAAGCGCCGCGAGTGGGAGGACGCGCTGCGCACCCGCGCCGAGCGCGACGAGCTGACCGGCCTGGCCGGGCGCACCCACTTCCTGCACCTGGTGGAGGAGGCGCTGCGCGCCGGCGAGGCAGTCGGCCTGCTGGTGATCGACCTCGACGGCTTCAAGGAGGTCAACGACGCCGAGGGCCACGAGGCGGGCGACTGGTACCTGGTGTCGGCGGCCGAGCGGATCGGCCGCGCCATCGGACCCGTGGCCACCGCCGCGCGGCTGGGCGGCGACGAGTTCGCCGTGCTCGCCGCCGGCCACGACGTCCGCGACGCGGCCCGGCTGGCCACCCGCGTCCTGTCCGAGCTGGCCCGGCCGCTGACCGGGCTGGGGCACGAGACGGTGATCCGGGCCAGCGTCGGCATCGCCGTGTCCTCGCCCGGCGTCGGCACGGCGGACCTGCTGCGCGACGCCGACACCGCCATGTACGTGGCCAAGCGGGAGGGCGGCGCGCGCATCCGGCTGTTCCAGCCCGAGATGGGGGAGCGGGTGCTGGCCCGGCAGCGCGACAAGGTCGACCTGCGCGCGGCCGTGTCCGAGGGGCAGCTGGTGCTGCACTACCAGCCGATCGTGGACCTGGCCACGTCCACGGCGGCCGGCGCGGAGGCCCTGGTGCGGTGGCAGCGGCCGGGGCACGGGCTGCTCGGGCCCGGCGAGTTCATCGGGCTGGCCGAGGAGACCGGGATCATCGTGCCGCTGGGCAACAAGGTGCTGGCGGGCGCGTGCGAGCAGGCCATGCGGTGGCGCGAGCAGGGACGCGCGCTCGGCGTGACGGTGAACGTGTCCACCCGGCAGCTGTCCGCGCCCGGGTTCCTGCCGTCGCTGGACCGGGTGCTCAAGACCACCGGCCTGCCGCCGGAGCGGCTGACCATCGAGGTCACCGAGTCGGTCTGGGCCGACGGCGCCGCGATGCGCGGGCTGATGGAGGTGCGGGAGACCGGC
This genomic window from Saccharothrix sp. HUAS TT1 contains:
- a CDS encoding putative bifunctional diguanylate cyclase/phosphodiesterase; this translates as MARPLRSVVDDPLSSPDQTGPRRTRKLAEIYAWLSAVAFTLQLFFVGTGPGHFVLAALVPLVLVSWWLRPKRDSWLVAAVECVVAHGGAFVLPNPQPVIAFLFAVTVRRALRGDHGLFPLKALPALLGYLSGCAVWFAATPAAVSGPLVLAALMPLVGLVVGAMALHETSRSSRLVGDAHRTVEAVVRASPVGLVLLDAEGSPRLHNDRARELLAWTPDRPGRVPCPHGPDIATCDQGCRAAEVEVEVEVEVRRTDGSTGVLAVHAVPVEHVSEPHTLVTALDVSKRREWEDALRTRAERDELTGLAGRTHFLHLVEEALRAGEAVGLLVIDLDGFKEVNDAEGHEAGDWYLVSAAERIGRAIGPVATAARLGGDEFAVLAAGHDVRDAARLATRVLSELARPLTGLGHETVIRASVGIAVSSPGVGTADLLRDADTAMYVAKREGGARIRLFQPEMGERVLARQRDKVDLRAAVSEGQLVLHYQPIVDLATSTAAGAEALVRWQRPGHGLLGPGEFIGLAEETGIIVPLGNKVLAGACEQAMRWREQGRALGVTVNVSTRQLSAPGFLPSLDRVLKTTGLPPERLTIEVTESVWADGAAMRGLMEVRETGVRVALDDFGTGYSSLSYLQRYPFDVVKIDKSFTGSLDDTGRTAGVVRCIIDLADVLGAHTVAEGIETEAQADWLRNAGCAYAQGYLFGRPDLPENWTAQPSVPH